Genomic window (Alnus glutinosa chromosome 9, dhAlnGlut1.1, whole genome shotgun sequence):
gTTTAAACAACCTCGTATTATTTGATTTGTGGGCCTTTAGATCCATTAGACTAGTTGTGGCTGATTGAAGAGACATTGCCGGATAGAatccttttaattttattttattttattttgttcgaatttgagagatttcaaacaggtaattgtgagagactactcATACGACTCATTTAACCGGATAAGTAGTTGGACAACCTAACTTTTATTTGCACAAATAAATTCTATAAGttgtctctcacaatcacctatcAGAATTCTCTCAGATTCAATCAAATAATCTAAAAGAATCCTAATTCGACATCGCCTTGGTAGGATGCACGTCAAGATGGTGCGCTTAAGTGTCAATTGGCCAAGGACAATTAacgcatgttttgtattcaaaTTAGTTAAAAGTTAGCTGGCTTGTCAGAGGTTAGTTGGGCTTAGTTGGCCagctataaagttgttagaaaTTGAGAAGGCTTTATAAGCCCAATTCTGTGATGaacaagagaaataatattttcatatcTCATATACATTTTTTTGTACATCTCATTTATAAATCTACCTTTTGATTTATGGGACCCACATTAGgcctcataaatttaatggcaGATCTGAAATTTGGTTGTATACAGATGTACAAGAGATGTATCACTACCAAAAAAACTGGATTTCTAAAtggtttttttatagacggttttagaaactgtctagaaaaaaaaatttacggaCATTTTTCTTGAAACcgtcagaaaaaaaaatagggacaGTTTAATAGAACCGTCCTTAAAAACACAAACAGTTTGAATAAAATCGTCCGAATTTAGAAAATTCCagatggtttttttaaaaccttccATAACCTAGTtctaaaattagtaaaaatcgTGGATATATCAAGAAAGTTCAAAcgtaccctctctctctctctagcttaggatctctctctctcacccgcCCAGCGGTCCTCTACCGACCCATTCTTTGgcactctctctcactcagaccggcattctctctctctctctctctctctctctctctctctagctcaaGATCCGTccggctctctctctttctctctctctagcttgtACTCCGTCCAGCCCCTCTCTCTATCAGATCGAGAAAATGCCGGCCCGCCCTCTCCTTCTCCGGTGACACCTAACGGGTCCCAGCTAGCCCGAGAGCCACACCCCCAACGCTCGGTGTAaaggttatttttaaattttttttgctattttttttcttttaaatttgtaattagGTTGGTGATTTGCATACTATGGACtttaatttttgggtattttatttttttccgttttaatttttataatatttgattatttggttgAAATATAACACATTTTATTTGGTTGAAACTATATATCACATATATAGTTTTGCCTTACTTAGTCATGTCATGGGTGGCTAACATCTCAGTAGCCggttattatctttttttttttttctttttttcttttttttttttctttttttctgattggtttttgaAACTGTCCATCTACAATTGAGAAACAGTTTTGGTGATTAGTTGCtctatgttatatatttattaaaataaaaaaataactaaaaattcaAGGTTGTTTCttttaaacattttcttttcttgcctatattagtaacaaaaaaaaattatgtacttgTTGGTTATAATTGGTTCATGCAGCTGGTGGGTCGTTTTCATCTTTAATTCAATTCCATTTTCAAATCCAAATACTCTTTGAATAAAAGAAGCAAAATATATTACTGGTAtttggaatataattagaatttCATTTCTCGAATCTTTGTATTTGTATGACCTAATCCATAAAAAGGACACCCTCCTGAACAAAACTTTGGTTTAAGAGGCGAATTTGAATTCAAAACTCAACCATCATTATAACATCAGCATGGATGATGGGTCAAAGAGTGATGGCAAAATTGATGCCTTCAAATTTGCtttataatttcatttattGCTATAGTAAGCCATAAATGAAAGTGAATGACAAGGGAAAAGAACTAAAGAGGAAACCCACTACAAATCAAACTGAAAGGGACTAAGGAGGATCTTTGCTAATTGCCACTGCCTAAAGGAAGATCCAAAAGTGGACTTTCTTGGATATGAGATAATGAGAGTGAGGTtacattttttgtcttttctgaAGCCccactaaatttttttaaacataatatCAGTACGTAGTTGCCTTTAGATCACAGAGTTAATACTAATAGAGTGGATATAAACTACCCCAAGCTCACTCAATCAACCCACTATGTGGAAAATAATTAGAGAGTTGGTAGCCCATCATGTGTCAAGCATATAGGATAACGAGTAATCAGCAGCTCACCATCAAATCACATAATCACTCTCACAAGAAAACTCAATCACCAGCTCTcaaaatcttactttttattGTCGTTACATCCATGtcaatagaaaaagaaatcacATTGCTAGTCAACActatattataaataattatatgatATTTGATATATTCTTCTTCTACCTCTTTTACATAAATTCAAATAACTACTGATTTTTGTCCTATAATGACGATTTGGTGGATCAAATCAGTATAAACCAACATTAAACAACAATAAACAATCATAAAATGCTACTTATCACAGATTTAGACACCTTAAaactgtttatattttaaagtttttgttctttttcaacCAACTTTTTATTAACCATTGTTACTGAAATTTTTGCACAGCTATTGAACATATATGcaccaagtatatatatatgaaatgctAAAAAGTTTTGGCCTATATATTTAACAATGTTAGCCATCCTAAAACCACTTAAAATGTTAAGTTTTGGTTATCGGCGTGgagataatattattatttttagtgcattattcaataactttttttttttttttgtttttgaagtaAAATGCAAAACTTCGATTTACCAATTCTTAATCACTCCCCTTATGAAACAAATCCTTCTTGCTTGGTGTATGGATTCTGTTTAAATTCTGTagtaaattatttaattttcaatgtaTGAAAATATCGGATCGGAGCTGGTTCCTGAAGGGTACAAGGAAAAAGAGAGGCAGCATCCAAGAGCAGTTCACGTGGTTTCCAAGAAGCATGTGTTGGCATTCAGTGTTAATCTTGGTGGTGGTGATCAGAACGAAAAGCAGAAGCCTACAATGACTAAAACTGTGACTGCCGATCAGAAATTGTCACCATCGGATGAAAAAACCCATGCGATTGCTTCAAATTTTCAAGGCCTCACCGTTTCAGCCCCGACAGCTTCACAAACCATTTCAGGCGAGGAAGCTCCACAACCTCATGCCGGTGGCCAGCTCCACAAACTTACTCAACCTCGACGACTCCACAAGCTTATTCTGCCCTGGCTGCTCCACATGCATAACGGAGATGCTAGTTTTGGAGAGCAAATTTGGGATAAGGGTGTTTCGGTGGAGTATTTGATTCATAAGATTGAGCTAGGGAAATATGAGAGAGCACTTTCTCAAGTGATATTGGCCGGAGACGATGAGTCCCAGAAGAACTCCTGGTGATATGGGTGTGGTGGAGAAGGTGAAAGAGGCTGTCACTTCTTTTCTCCGGAATGAGTCATCCAAATACAGTACAACTGCAAATTTAGCTACAAACACGCAAATTTCCGCCGATGCATGTTCGGTGGCTAAAAGCTAATCGTCACTCCTTCCGATCTCCACCAATGCTCAtgagggtaattttttttttttttgaagaaaactttatttaccacctttaatcttttatcacttttgcaatcatactcataaactttaaaaattgtcaatttaatatatttatcttttagttttttttttttgcaatttcaccTATCTGttatgattttctgttaaatcttgtcaaaattctcaaaatacccttattttatttttgtttttttccattTCACATATCTCATGGGTCTTTTTCTATTGCAGTTGATGATGAAGAGAATAATGGAAGAAAAGTCCATGCCAATTGAGCGAGGAATGCAACTGTTAATAAAGAATCAAATTTCTGAACCATGTACGAGTTTTAGGCATCaataatcactacaaaaaactctagaattggccgcgtgtctacagtacctgttactgtagacacgcgtccaattagccacgtgtatacagtATACGTGGCTAGAAGTATACGcatcacagttggccgcgtgtatttaactggccgcgtgtatttaatacacgtggccaattgtttttattaaatatatattaataaaaacaaattttattaagttttgtatatggccacgtgtattaaatacacgtggctaattgtttttattaaatatatattaataaaagtaaattttattatgtatatatacgtataagATAACTGGCCGCGTGGCCTAAAGCCACGCGGCCAGAATTTGTGAAGATAGCAGTGGCGCGCGGGACTTGTCCCGCGCGCCACTGCACagtaatttcaaatgaaaaaaaaaaaattcgttaaATACATGCAGTTCACCATGTTCTCTCTCACTgtaccg
Coding sequences:
- the LOC133878492 gene encoding uncharacterized protein LOC133878492, yielding MYENIGSELVPEGYKEKERQHPRAVHVVSKKHVLAFSVNLGGGDQNEKQKPTMTKTVTADQKLSPSDEKTHAIASNFQGLTVSAPTASQTISGEEAPQPHAGGQLHKLTQPRRLHKLILPWLLHMHNGDASFGEQIWDKGVSVEYLIHKIELGKYERALSQVILAGDDESQKNSW